TTCCGGCGTCACCACGTTGTCGGAGACTTCCAGGGGCAGATGATACAGGCTGAGGTGAATCGATACCGCTGCCCGGCGGCCGGCTGCAATGGCCTTGATAGCCGCTTGAAAGTCGGTCAGGTTGTCACCCCTGGACATCAATCCGGTTTCATGGTGGAAGGCAGGCTGTTTGTATGGCGGCAGGGCCTCCCATGATGCGGCGGCCGGCGCTGCGCCTTCCCTGTCTTCCCCGGATGCCGTGACCGGCACGAAGATCAGTTCGGGAATACGCCCGGATGCAAATACCAGGTGATCGACCTGCACGATGTCTGTGGCGCCACTGTCCAGATCGGTCAATTCAACCGCCTTGAGCGTATGACCCTCCCCATAAAGGCGGCTGATGCCCTTGTCAACGGTGATGGCAATCTCTTCGGGATCGATGTCGCTCATGGCCGCTTCGCGTACCAGCAGGGTGATGCGGCTGGCCCCCAATTGCTTGCATCGATCGATCAATGCCGGTGACAGGTTGGGGTTGCCCACAATCATAACGTGGCCAGTGAGCGCAATCCGGGGATAATCGTCCCGGCCGGCCTTAGCGACATCGATGAGCAGATGGCATCCCGGGGCAGGGCTCACTTCGCCTTTACCATGGGTTCGGGCCAGCCGGCTGTCCCATCCGCCGACCGCCAGAAAAACGGCCTGATATCCCTCGGCCAGCAGGTCGGTCACCGACACATCCCGGCCGAGCATCTTGCCGGTCTCGGTTTTGACGCCCATCTGCTCGATGCCTTCGATGTCCCAATCCAATACGCTGTCCGGAAGACGGTATTTGGCAATGGCGGTTCTCAACAGCCCGCCCAGTTTGGGCTGGGCCTCGAAGACCGTAGTGGTGTGGCCCAGGCGGGTGGTGAAGAAGGCGGCCGACAACCCCTGCACACCTCCGCCGATCACGGCCACGCGACGGCCGGTTTCCGGTGCCTTGAAAGGTTGTACGTGGGTGCCCCGCGCCATTTCCTGGTCGGCGGCATAGCGTTTCAGGAAGTTGATGGCCACCGGTTCATCCACGTATTGGCGCCGGCAGTCGTTTTCACAGGGGCGCGGACAGATGCGGCCGATCACCGTGGGAAAGGGATTGCGCTCCTTGATGATCTGAACGGACCGATCGGTGTCGCCGTCGGCGATGGCTTTGATGTAGGCGCTGATGTTGATGCCGGCCGGACAGGCGCGTTGACAGGGGGTGGTGCACTCTTCGGTGGTGTACTCCCTGAGAATGCGCCGGGTGACCGATGATAGGGTAATGATATGCTTGGGGCAGGCGCGCTCACAAGTGCCGCAACCGGTGCAACGGCTTTCGTTGACGATGGGCAGCCCCTTGGGGCCCATGACGATGGCGTTGAACGGGCAGACCCGTGCGCAGGTGCCGAGACCGAGACATCCGATGGTGCAGACTTTCATGCCGCCATTGAGCAGGGCCGCGGCACGGCAATCGTTCAAGCCGTCGTAAACGTATTTGGTGTCCGCGTCGGCGACGCCGTAGGTGCAGCCGGGCAGGGCGATATCCGGCTCCTTCGCCTCTACGCTCACGCCCAGAATCGCGGCGATGGCCTGGGCGGTTTCCGGACCGGCAGCTACGCACGAGTTGGGTGCCGATTTGCCGGCCACGATCGCCTCGGCGTTGGCCGTACAACCCGGGTAGCCGCATCCACCACAGTTCGCACCGGGCAACGCGGCCTCGACCTCTAATATTTTAGGGTCCACGTAAACATAGAAGATCTTCGAAGCTATGGCCAGGCCGATGCCCACCACCAGCCCCAAACCGCCCATCAGCACGATCGCTATTCCCATTCCCATCGGACTCTTCTCCTCTACATGATGGCGCCAAACTTACATTTATCATAGCAGGTCAGGCACTTGATACATTTTTCTTTGTCGATGCGAGCGACCTGCTTTTTCTCCCAAACGATGGCTTCAACAGGGCAGGAGCGGGCACACAGGCCACAGCGGGTGCACAGTTCGGGATCGATTTCGAATTTGAGCAAAGCGACGCATCGCTTGGCCGGACAGCGGCGCTCATAAATGTGGGCCTCGTATTCGTCGCGGAAATATCGCAAGGTGGAGAGGACCGGATTGGGGCCGGTCTGGCCCAATCCGCACAAGGCGGTTTCACGGATGACCCCGCAAAGCTCCTCCATGGTGTCGATATCTTCGGGCTCACCCCTCCCCTCGGTGATCTTTTTCAGCAATTCGAGCAGTCGGCGTGTCCCTTCCCGGCAGGGGGTGCATTTGCCGCAGGATTCTTCCTGGATAAATTCCATGAAAAAGCGCGCCATATCGACCATGCAGGTTTTTTCGTCCATGACGATGACGCCGCCGGATCCCATGATGGCGCCGACCTTGGCGATCTCCTCGTAGTCCACCGGCGTATCGAGAAGATTCGCAGGGATACAGCCGCCGGAAGGGCCGCCGAGTTGTACGGCCTTGAATTTACGATTCTTGGGGATACCGCCGCCGATATCGAAAATCAGTTTGCGCAGGGTGGTGCCCATGGGAACTTCCACCAGGCCGATGTTGTTGACATCTCCGGACAGGGCAAAAACCTTTGTTCCCTTGCTCCTTTCGGTCCCCACCGACGCGTACCAGTCTCCCCCCTTCAGAATGATCTGGGGGATGTTGCAGAGGGTCTCTACGTTGTTGAGGATCGTGGGCTTTTCCCAGAGGCCCTTGTGAGCCGGGAACGGCGGTCGCGGCCGCGGCATGCCGCGACGTCCCTCGATGGAACGCATCAAGGCCGTCTCCTCACCGCAGACGAAAGCCCCGGCGCCCTGGTAAATGTCGATGTCGAAGTCGAACCCGGCGCCCAGGATGTCTTCGCCCAGCAACCCCCGCTCTTTGGCCTGGGAGATGGCGATCTGCAGCCGCTTGATGGCCAGCGGATATTCGGTGCGCGCGTAGATATACCCCTTATGGGCGTTGATCGCCTTGGCGGCGATGATCATGCCTTCCAGTACCGAGTGGGGATCGGCCTCCAGGATGCTGCGATCCATGAATGCACCCGGGTCCCCTTCGTCGGCATTGCACAGAACGTATTTGATCTCACCCGGACTCTTGCGGGCGAAGTCCCATTTGAGTCCAGTGGGAAAACCGGCGCCCCCGCGGCCGCGCATGCCGGACCGTTTGACCTCCTCGACGATATCCTCGGGTGTCATCTCCTTCAGCGCACGCGCCGCTCCCAGGTAACCGTCCCGGGCGATGTAGTCGACGATGGATTCGGGATCGATCAGCCCTTTGTTGCGCAATGCCCGGGGCATCTGATGGGCGAAAAAGGGAATTTCGGTCTGGGCCTCGATGTGCTTTTTGGTGGTCGGGTCCTTATAAAGCAGCTTTTCCACCGGCTTCCCGCCGATGAGGTGTTCCTGAATGATGGTGGGGATGTCCTCGGCGGCGATTTTCTGGTAGAAGATGTCGCCCGGGTGAACCACCATGATGGGGCCCATGGCGCAGAATCCATTGCATCCGGTCTCTACGACCTCGACCTTGTCCTGAAGTTGCTTGGCGGCCAGTTCGTCGAGCAATGCCTCTTTGACCTTAATGCTGCCGGTGGCGTGGCATCCCGTGCCGCCGCAAATCAGCAGGTAGGTTTTATCCGAGAAGGCCATCCGGTCTGCATGTGCGGCTTTGATCGATTGAAGATCGTCCAAGGTGAATTTCGGCATGACGTTTTTCCTTCGGCTTAACGATCGATAGTGTGATCCGTTACCACGATCCGTCCAATCCTCTGATGCCATTTATATAAAGTCGGCCACAGGCCACGAACAGGGAGTAGTCGGTCAACATCAGGGGGATGTTGTACGTGCGGGCCAGATCGATGACTTCCTGGGCGGGCTTTTTTTTGCGCACGATGACGACGGCACAGACCTGAGCGATTCGGGCGGTCTGGATGACCTGGGGCGTGGTGACGCCTGTGAGCAGGACACAATCCTTGGCTGCCGCCGCTAGCACATCATCCATCAGATCCGCCGCGCCGCCGCCCATGATGACGCGATCCATCTGGTCCTCACCGACCAGGATCCTGGCTTTGAGAATGTCTTGAAGTTCGCTGATTTTCATATATGCGCCCCTATGAACGAATCCTTTTTTGAATGTCTTGCGGGGGTTATTGGTATTTTTCGAGAATATCGATGACTTTATCCGAGCTTATAGCGCCGTGGGTGTCGTGGTCCACCACCATGACCGGTGCCAGGCCACATGCGCCCAGGCAACGCACCCCCTGCAGCGAGAACCGCCGATCCTCGGTCGTCCCACCCTCCTTGACCTTGTAGTGGTTTTCGACGCGGGTCAGGACCTCTTTTATGCCCTTCACATAGCAGGCCGTTCCCAGGCACAGCTTGATGGTGTGACGGCCCTTGGGCGTCATGGAAAAGAGGGCATAAAACGACGCCACGCCATAGACTTCGCTGCTGGGCAGGTTCATCCCCCGGCCGATATAGTCGAGCAGTTCAACGGGTAAATACCCCACGATATCCTGACATTCCCGGAGCACCGTGATGATCGAGCCGGGAACGGATCGATGGATTTGGATCGATCGGTCGAGTTGGGGCCACATCTCTTCTGTCACGTCGGGGTGATCAGGGTGTCCGAGCGCGTTCATACTTTTCTCCTCAGTGGATATGCCTTGCAGGAACCAGGCTTCGGAATCGGTGACGGTACACTGAAATAGCCGCCATAGGGAAATCTTTTTTCAGACCGGCAACATTTCATAAACCTTGGAAAAAGTCAATTAGACCAGGGACAAAAAGATCGATTAAAACGCCGGCGGCCAGGTGTTTATTTCGTCATGGGTGCACGGGTCGCCGGTGCGGCACGGCAACGTTTCGCCAGCAGCTCTGACTGAGCTTGATTCACCCTGACGGGCGTGCTTCCCATAAGTTTTTTGGAAAAAAATTCGCATAGCAACGGAGACGGCAGACGTGGTGGGGCAGGTGGCCAGGGCCACATACGCCTGCGGTCAATAGTGCCGGTTGAATGCAAACGGCGGACGAGCGGCCCAGACTGTTTGAGCGCAGCGAGTTTCTGGGCCGCCCGCCGTGCATGTTACCGGCACTTGACCGCTTGGCGTGTGGCATCGGTCACATGTCCCATCCACGACGGGTTTAATGAATAGCATCGGGTTAGAATCGCCGCCGTTTCGCACACCGGGTTGACGTTCGGCGGTCGCTGGCATATACAACATCTTCGCCGCAGGGGTAGCGGTTGTACACCACACGATAAGTCGCATACAGACGATGGCAGGCGGTGTTTCAGGCGCTGCCGAAAACCGACACCCGGGACGTTCGCCGGGTTTACCCGGGTATCCAAAGAAAAGATGAATACAACAGCACCATACGGTTTGAAAGAGGTCAACGAGGCCGTCGCAGCCTTAAGGGGGCGAATGGTTTCAGCGCCTTTGACCGCCATTCTAGCCGGTACCGGTCTGGGCGATATGGTCGACGCCTGCGAGGTGAACGCGCGCATCGCGTATGGAGAGATTCCCCATTTTCCTGCCTCGACGGTGGAATCCCATGCCGGCTACCTAGTTTTCGGTGCACTGAACGGGCAGCCGGTGGCCATTCTTCAGGGGAGATGTCACCTTTACGAGGGATATGGACCACGGACCGTCACCTTCCCCATCCGGGTGTTGCACTCCCTTGGCGTTAAAAACTTAGTGATTACAAATGCTTCCGGTGGACTGAACCCTGAATTCGCCGCAGGCGACATCATGGTCATCGCCGACCATATCAATCTGACCGGCGAAAACCCTCTGGTCGGGCCGAATGAAGAGGCGTGGGGCGGGCGATTTCCTGACATGACGGCCGCCTATGACCCCGCCTTGCGCCAATGGGCCCTGGAAGAGAGGGATCGGAAAGCCGGCCGATTGCGGGAAGGCGTCTATGTCGGTTTAAAGGGGCCTTCGCTCGAAACCCCCGCGGAGATGCGTTTCCTCAGAACGATCGGCGCCGACGCCGTCGGTTTTTCCACGGTCATGGAGTGTATCGCAGCCGTGCACGGCGGCATGCGCGTGCTGGGGCTTTCCACTATCACCAACACCTGCCGACCCGACGAACCGGCGCCCGCCCAACTGGAAGAGATCATTGCCGTGGCGCGGGATGCGGCCCCGCGACTGGCGGCCATCATCGCCGCTGTGATCGGCCGACTTTCCGAAGCCGATCCCGACGCCGGTCGATAGAGGATGGTGGAATGCATCGGGACGACAACCCCCTGAAGCCTGACCTGGATCTGCTGATCTATAACGGAACGGTGATCTGCATGGATGCGGGCGACACGCGCATCGAAGCAGGTGCCGTGGCTGTGACCGGGGATACCATCACGGCGGTCGGACCGCGCGGCGCGTTCGATCCCGGCGGGGCCAAACGATGCATCGATGCCCGGGGCGGTTTGATTCTGCCGGGATTGATCAACACCCATACCCATGCCGCCATGGCGCTTTTCAGGGGACTGGCCGATGACCTGCCCCTGATGACCTGGCTCAACGACCATATTTTCCCGGCCGAAGCGAGACTGACCCGGGAAATGGTCGGGATCGGCACCCGGCTGGCTTGTGCCGAGATGATCCGGTCGGGCACCACCTGTTTTTGCGACATGTACCTGTACGAGGAGGCCGTGGCCGAGGCGGCGCGCGCATGCGGGATGCGGGCGGTGGTCGGCGAGGTGCTCTATGACTTTCCCTCGCCGAACTACGGCCCCATCGAAAAAGGCTTCGAATATACGGTCCGTATGTTCGAACGCTGGGCCGGGGACCCGCTGATCCGCATCGCCGTCGAGCCCCATTCGCCTTATCTCTGTGCCCCGGCCCTGCTCGAGCAGGCCGACCGCCTGGCGCGGGATCACCATGCGCCGCTGGTGATCCATCTGTCCGAGACCCGCCACGAAGTGGATCAGATCAAGGCCGCCTATGGGACCACACCGGTGGCGCACCTCGATCGTTTAGGCCTGTTGGGTCCCCATGTGGTGGCGTGTCATGCCGTGGTCCTGACGCCGGAGGACATCGACTTGCTCACCCGACATGATGTGAAGGTATCGCATAACCCGGAGAGCAACATGAAGCTGGCCTCCGGTATCGCGCCGGTGCCCGAGCTCCTCGCGGCCGGGGTGTGCGTGGGGCTGGGGACCGACGGCTGCGCCAGCAACAACACCCTGGATCTCTTCACGGAAATGGATATGGCCGCCAAGCTGCAAAAGGTTCGGCGGTTGGACCCCGCCGTGATGGACGCCGCCACCGTGCTGCGCATGGCCACCACCGATGCGGCCAGGGTGCTTGGGTTGGGACGGTTGATCGGCAGCCTCGAGGTGGGCAAGAAGGCCGATCTGATCGTAGTGGATACGGCCAAACCCCATTTGACCCCCATGTATGACCCGGTTTCCCACCTGGTCTACGCCGTGCGGGGGAGCGATGTGCGTCACAGCGTGATCGACGGGAGGGTCGTGATGGAAGAAAGGGCGCTCCAGACCATCGAAGAGGCCGGGCTGCTGGCAGACGTCAGGCAACAGGCCGCCGTCATCGCGCGGTGACCTGCCGCGAACCATACTCGATGCGTCCCTGTTTGTTGCCCGCGAAAAAAATGATGGTCCTGTAAAAAGTCGCTGTCAGACGGCGCCGTAAGAAGTTCAAGATCAAGGTGCGCGAAATTCCGTGTCCTGAGGCGTACTTGTCGTACGCCGCAAGGGCGACGGGATGAGCGCAACGCAGATATTGGGCTTTTTACGGTGACGTCAAATATGAACCGGAATCGAATAGAGTGAGATACGACACGATCCTATATAATGGTACCGTCATCACCGTGGATGCGGCCTTTGACGTCTACCAGCGCGGCGCAGTAGCCATCGCGGACGGCCGGATCCGGAAGGTGTGGCAGCCCCAGGCGGGCGAGCCGCTCCCATCGGCCGGCGAGACGATCGATGCCTGCGGCGGCATCGTAATGCCCGGCCTCGTCAACCTGCACACCCATCTGCCCATGTCCCTGTTCCGCGGGCTGGCCGATGATCTGCCGCTCCAGCAGTGGCTCAACGACTACATTTTCCCGGCCGAAGCCGGCCACATCGATCCGGTCTCGGTCCGGTTGGGCGCACGGCTCTCCTGCGCCGAGATGCTGCTGGGCGGAACGACGACCTGCTGCGACGGCTACTTTCTCGCCGATGACGTCGCCGCGTCCGTGGCCGCCATGGGGATGCGGGCCGTGGTCGGGCAGGGTGTCATCGATTTTCCGGCACCCGGCGTTCCCGATCCGTCGCGCAACATCGACGTGGCCAGGGATTTCGCTCGAAAGTGGTCCGGCCGATCGGAATTGGTGCAGCCGGCCATCTTTTGCCACGCCCCGTATACCTGTTCGGACCAGACCCTGATCAAAGCCAAGGAGACGGCCGAGTCGCTGGGGGTGCTCTTTCAGATCCATGCCGCCGAAACCCGCAGTGAATTGGATCAGATGCAGGCATCCCGGGGCTGCAGCGTGGTGTCCCATCTCCACGGCCTGGGCATTTTGAATGCCAGGACCCTACTGGTCCATGCCATCTGGGTGGCTGCGCGTGACATCGAACTGATCGCGGCCTGCGGGGCACCCATCGCCCATTGCCCGGAAAGCAACATGAAATTGGGGTCGGGCGTGGCGCCGGTTCCCGATTTCCTCGAGGCCGGCATCACCGTGGGCATCGGCACCGACGGGTGCGCCAGCAACAATGACCTGGACCTGTGGGGAGAGATGGATACCCTGGCCAAGCTGCACAAGGTGCAGCGGCTCGATCCCACGGTCATGGACGCGGCCACGGTGGTGCGCATGGCCACCATGGGTGGGGCCGCAGCGCTGGGCCTGGCCGATGACATCGGCTCCATCGAGCCCGGAAAACAGGCGGACCTTATCGTCATCGACGTCGATCAGCCGCATCTCGCCCCCATCTATCATCCGGCCTCGCACCTGGTGTATGCGGTTCGGGCGGGCGACGTGCGCCACGTGATGGTCGGCGGGAAGTGGGCGGTCCGGGAGCGGCGCTTGGCTGGCTTCGATCTGGACGGGCTGCTGGCGGAAGGGGTCCGATTTGCGGAAAAGGTAAAAAATATTAAAGTATGAAAGTAAGAAAGTACGAAAGTAAGAACGTAAGAAGATGTGAAAGTGTGAAAGTAAGCAAGTGATGGAACGGGGGCGATTGATGGATGCAATGGATATCCAACGCCTGCTGGAGGCGGCTCGCGGGGATCGGCCGGTGGACCTACTGATACGCAATGCCCGGTGGGTGAATGTGTTCAATGGCGAGATCATGGAGACACCCATAGCCGTTGCCGGAGGATACATCGTTGGCTGGGGGGATCACGCGGCCGAAAGGGTGCTCGATCTGGACGGGCGTTATGTGTCGCCGGGATTTATCGATGCCCACGTTCACATCGAAAGCGCCATGGTCGGGCCGTTCGGGTTTGCCGCCGCCGTGGTGCCCCATGGGACCACCAGCGTGGTGGCCGATCCCCATGAAATCGCCAATGTGCTGGGAACGGAAGGCATCGCCTATATGGTCGATTGCGGGGAACAGAGCCTGCTCAACATCTATTTTGCCTTGCCCTCGTGCGTGCCGGCCACCGGCATGGAGAGTTCGGGGGCGGTCCTGGATGCATCGGCCCTCAAGCCCTGGGTTTCCCATCCACGCATCGTGGCACTGGCCGAGATGATGAACTTTCCGGGGGTGATCCATGGCGATACCGATGTGCTGGCCAAGATCGGTCAGATGCACACGGCCGGCAAACCGGTGGACGGCCACAGCCCGGGGTTGAGCGGGGCCGGTCTGCACGCCTACCTGCTGCCCGGCATCGCCAGTGACCACGAGTGCACCTCCCTGGCGGAAGCCCGCGAAAAACTCGATGCCGGCATGCACATCATGATTCGGGAGGGCACCGGCGCCCGCAATCTCGATGCCCTTCTGCCGCTCATCACCGCGCGCACAGCACGCCGGTTGATGTGGTGCACCGACGACCGCCATCCCCACGACCTTCTCGGCGAAGGCGGCATCGACAGCATGGTGCGACGGGCGGTCAAGGCCGGCATCGATCCCGTGTGTGCCATCCAAATGGCCACCTTGAACCCGGCGGAATACTTTCGTCTGGATGCAGTGGGGGCCATTGCGCCGGGGCGCCGGGCCGACCTGATCGTCATGGAAAATATCGAGGATCCCGTGGTGCAGCAGGTTTACATCGGGGGACGGCAGGTGGCCGTTGACGGCCGCATGGTGGTCGACAGCAGCGGGCCGGCGATCACACCGCCTCCGGCATCCATGCATGTGGCCCTGGATCGTCTCGACTTTGCGGTGGCCGCCAGGGGGCGGCGGGTAAGGGCCATTGAGACGGTGCCCGATCAGATCGTCACGCGCAGCGCCATCGCCGAGGCCCGCATCGTGAACGGCCGGGCGTTGTCCGACCCGTCGCGCGATCTGCTGAAGATCGCCGTGGTCGAGCGCCATCACGCCACCGGGCGCACCGGGGTCGGATTCGTTCGCGGGTTCGGCCTGGGGCGCGGCGCCTTGGCCGCCACCGTGGCTCACGATTCCCACAACATCGTGGCGGTGGGCGTCGAAGACGGCGACCTGGCGGCGGCCGCGCGGGCGCTGGTCGACATGGGCGGCGGCCTGGTGGCCGTGGACCAGGGGCGCGTGATCGCCTCGCTGCCCCTTCCCATTGCCGGGCTGATGTCCGATCAGCCTGCGGACCGGGTATGCGCGGGACTCGACGAGCTTTTGGCCGCCGCGCGTCATCTGGGGTCGCGCCTGGCCGATCCGTTCATGACCCTCAGTTTCATGGCCCTGCCGGTGATCCCGGCGCTGAAGATCACCGATATGGGACTGGTGGACGTGGATCGGTTCAAACAGGTCCCCCTGTTCGTCGAGGATGAGGTATGATGCGGTTGACATTAACAGAAAGGTCGAAGCCATGAATGTGGATGGCCAACCGATGCGCCCCATATGGCTGGATGCCGATGGAACGACGATCAAGGTGATTGACCAGCGCCGGCTGCCCCACTCGCTGGAGATTCTCTCCATCTCCACCGTGGATCAGGTGGTCGACGCCATTCGCGAGATGGTGGTGCGCGGAGCGCCGTTGATCGGGGCCACCGGTGCCTACGGCGTGCTGGTCGCGCTGCTCAACTCCCGGAACGACGCCGATTTTCTCGACATGTGCCGCCGCGTCAAGGATGCCCGTCCGACCGCCGTCAATCTGGCCTGGGCCGTGGAGCGCACGGTGGCCGTCGTCATGAGAGGCGCTGCGCGGGCGGACCGAGTGGCGTTGGCACGGCAGGAGGCGACGGCCATCGCCGAGGAGGAGGCCGATCGCTGCCGCCGCATCGGAGAGCACGGGGCGGCGTTGGTCGAAAATCTCAGTCAGGCAAAAGGGGGGCGGACGGTCCACATCCTCACCCATTGCAACGCCGGGTGGCTGGCCTGTGTCGAGTGGGGCACGGCCACGGCGCCGATCTACGTGGCCCACGAGAAGGGAGTCGATCTGCATGTGTGGGTGGACGAAACCCGCCCCTTGAACCAGGGGGCGCGCCTGACCGCCTGGGAGCTGGGCAAGGCAGGGATTCGACATACCGTGATTGCCGACAATGCCGGCGGCCACCTCATGCAGCATGGCCTGGTGGACATGGTCATCGTGGGCACCGATCGCACCACCTGCACCGGCGATGTGGCCAACAAGATCGGGACCTACCTGAAGGCCCTGGCCGCCAGGGACAACGGCGTGCCCTTTTATGTGGCGCTGCCCTCCTCGACCTTCGACTGGCAGTTGCGCGACGGCATCGCCCAGATCCCCATCGAGGACCGGTCGGCGGACGAGGTGCGCTACGTGCAGGGATTGACCCCCCACGGGGTGGGGCAGGTTCTGGTGCCGCCCGAAGCGAGTCCGGCCGCCAATCCGGCTTTTGATGTGACACCGGCCCGGCTGGTGACCGGCTTTATCACCGAGCGGGGCGTTTGCGCGGCCAATGAAGCCGCCATACTGGCCTTGTTCCCCGAAAAAAAACAGGAGTCGTCCGTTGCTTAAGACACTTTCGCTGATCCAGTGGGATGATGCCGATGCCCGTTGAACTGACAGAGCTGGAAAAAAAGGTGATTGCTTGGATTCAGGGGGATCTGCCCGTCGTGGCACGTCCCTATGCCGAAATTGCGGCGGCGCTGGGTGAAACGGAGGAACGGCTGCTCGAAATCCTGCGGGACCTGGTGGACAGGGGGATCATCCGCCGTTTCGGCGCCACCCTGCGCCATCAGAAATCGGGCTTCCAGGCCAACGCCATGGCGGCCTGGCAGGTCGAGGAGGCGCGCATCGACACCGTGGGGCGGATAATGGCCGGTTTCAAGGCCGTATCGCACTGCTACCGCCGTGACCCTACCGATCAGTGGCCCTACAATTTGTACACCATGATCCATGGCAAGGATGAAGAGGAGTGCCGGCGTACGGCCCGGAAGATGGCGGCCAAGGCCGATGTGCATGACTATCGGTTGCTTTTCAGCCGACGGGAATTGAAGAAGACCTCGATGCAATATTTTTCCGATGCCGCTTCCGGCGAGTCCCCCATCGAATAGGCCGTCAGTCCGCACCTCCGAAGCTGCTGGAAAAGGCGACTCACATTGCTATCCCACCCACCTCATGTACTTCTGGTCAATCCTTGGATCCACGATTTCGCCGCCTATGACTTCTGGGCCAAACCGTATGGCCTGTTGCGTCTCGGGGCGATTTTGAGACACCACGGCGTGCGCGTCTCCTACATCGATTGCCTGGATCGATTTCACCCCGGCATGCCGGCGGCCGATCCCCGGGCGCGCCATGGACGGGGACCCTACCTGAAAACCCCCATTTCAAAGCCTGCCGGCCTGGCGGACATCCGGCGCACTTACAGCCGGTACGGCATCCTGCCCGAATGGCTTCGCGCCGACCTGCAGGCATTGCCATCGGCCCCCGACCTCATTTTGGTCACCTCCGGCATGACCTACTGGTATCCCGGCCTGTTCGAGACGATTGCTCTCTTGAAGGCGCATTGGCCGGGTACGCCGCTGGTGCTGGGCGGCATATACGCCCGGTTGTGCGCGGACCATGCCCGTGGCCATTCGGGTGCCGATCGAGTGGTCACCGACGACGGCCGATCCCTGTTCGATCTCTTACGGCGCTACACTGGTTTCGAAATCGACGCCCCACCGGACATGGCGGATTTGGATGCGCTGCCCTATCCGGCCTTCGATCTCCAACACCGGATCGGCTACATTCCGGTGCTGACCGTTCATGGCTGCCCTTTCGATTGCGCCTATTGCGCCTCGCGTTTTCTGGCGCCGGCCGTGCGCCGCCGTTCGCCCGAAGCGGTGATCGCGGAGATCGCCTACTGGCAGGACCGGCACGGCGTTTCGGATGTCGTTTTTTACGACGACGCCCTCTTGGTCGATGCACCCCACCACGCCGCGCCCATGCTGGAAGGCATCGTGCGCTCCGGTCGCAGGCTGTTTTTTCACACCCCCAATGCGGTCCACATCCGCGAAATCGATGGCGAAACGGCTCGCTTGATGTTTCGGGCCGGTTTTCACACCCTGCGCCTCGGCCT
This Desulfatitalea tepidiphila DNA region includes the following protein-coding sequences:
- a CDS encoding (Fe-S)-binding protein, encoding MGIAIVLMGGLGLVVGIGLAIASKIFYVYVDPKILEVEAALPGANCGGCGYPGCTANAEAIVAGKSAPNSCVAAGPETAQAIAAILGVSVEAKEPDIALPGCTYGVADADTKYVYDGLNDCRAAALLNGGMKVCTIGCLGLGTCARVCPFNAIVMGPKGLPIVNESRCTGCGTCERACPKHIITLSSVTRRILREYTTEECTTPCQRACPAGINISAYIKAIADGDTDRSVQIIKERNPFPTVIGRICPRPCENDCRRQYVDEPVAINFLKRYAADQEMARGTHVQPFKAPETGRRVAVIGGGVQGLSAAFFTTRLGHTTTVFEAQPKLGGLLRTAIAKYRLPDSVLDWDIEGIEQMGVKTETGKMLGRDVSVTDLLAEGYQAVFLAVGGWDSRLARTHGKGEVSPAPGCHLLIDVAKAGRDDYPRIALTGHVMIVGNPNLSPALIDRCKQLGASRITLLVREAAMSDIDPEEIAITVDKGISRLYGEGHTLKAVELTDLDSGATDIVQVDHLVFASGRIPELIFVPVTASGEDREGAAPAAASWEALPPYKQPAFHHETGLMSRGDNLTDFQAAIKAIAAGRRAAVSIHLSLYHLPLEVSDNVVTPETLVQNVDHVAGVSHQVRQIMPLASPAQTALGQELEKGFTAEMAKHEADRCLQCGLICYLKDKKEKVLLREGAAGR
- the nuoF gene encoding NADH-quinone oxidoreductase subunit NuoF, producing MPKFTLDDLQSIKAAHADRMAFSDKTYLLICGGTGCHATGSIKVKEALLDELAAKQLQDKVEVVETGCNGFCAMGPIMVVHPGDIFYQKIAAEDIPTIIQEHLIGGKPVEKLLYKDPTTKKHIEAQTEIPFFAHQMPRALRNKGLIDPESIVDYIARDGYLGAARALKEMTPEDIVEEVKRSGMRGRGGAGFPTGLKWDFARKSPGEIKYVLCNADEGDPGAFMDRSILEADPHSVLEGMIIAAKAINAHKGYIYARTEYPLAIKRLQIAISQAKERGLLGEDILGAGFDFDIDIYQGAGAFVCGEETALMRSIEGRRGMPRPRPPFPAHKGLWEKPTILNNVETLCNIPQIILKGGDWYASVGTERSKGTKVFALSGDVNNIGLVEVPMGTTLRKLIFDIGGGIPKNRKFKAVQLGGPSGGCIPANLLDTPVDYEEIAKVGAIMGSGGVIVMDEKTCMVDMARFFMEFIQEESCGKCTPCREGTRRLLELLKKITEGRGEPEDIDTMEELCGVIRETALCGLGQTGPNPVLSTLRYFRDEYEAHIYERRCPAKRCVALLKFEIDPELCTRCGLCARSCPVEAIVWEKKQVARIDKEKCIKCLTCYDKCKFGAIM
- a CDS encoding DRTGG domain-containing protein translates to MKISELQDILKARILVGEDQMDRVIMGGGAADLMDDVLAAAAKDCVLLTGVTTPQVIQTARIAQVCAVVIVRKKKPAQEVIDLARTYNIPLMLTDYSLFVACGRLYINGIRGLDGSW
- a CDS encoding NADH-quinone oxidoreductase subunit NuoE family protein, which codes for MNALGHPDHPDVTEEMWPQLDRSIQIHRSVPGSIITVLRECQDIVGYLPVELLDYIGRGMNLPSSEVYGVASFYALFSMTPKGRHTIKLCLGTACYVKGIKEVLTRVENHYKVKEGGTTEDRRFSLQGVRCLGACGLAPVMVVDHDTHGAISSDKVIDILEKYQ
- a CDS encoding purine-nucleoside phosphorylase is translated as MNTTAPYGLKEVNEAVAALRGRMVSAPLTAILAGTGLGDMVDACEVNARIAYGEIPHFPASTVESHAGYLVFGALNGQPVAILQGRCHLYEGYGPRTVTFPIRVLHSLGVKNLVITNASGGLNPEFAAGDIMVIADHINLTGENPLVGPNEEAWGGRFPDMTAAYDPALRQWALEERDRKAGRLREGVYVGLKGPSLETPAEMRFLRTIGADAVGFSTVMECIAAVHGGMRVLGLSTITNTCRPDEPAPAQLEEIIAVARDAAPRLAAIIAAVIGRLSEADPDAGR